A region of the Methylobacterium nodulans ORS 2060 genome:
GGGTGGGACGGTACGCCGGGGGCTGCAGGTCGCAGCGCCGGCGGGCCGCCCTCCGCGCCTCGATCGGCCCTGAGGTGCGTGGAAGCGGCCACACACTTCAGGTTCGATTTTAGACCGCGTCAGCCCGCGCGAGGATGCCCGCTTCCTCTTTCCCGGACGACTGCAGCGTCAGCGGAATGCGACCCGGGAGCCAGCACAAGACATCGCGCAGCGACCGCTTGTCGGCCACGCTGGAGACAACCGGAGCCGCTTCGCGGCGAGTCGTTGTGCTGGGTCCCGGATCTGCTTCCGCTAACGCTGCAGTCGTGCAGGCCCGAACGAGCCCGGAAAGAGGGAGCGGGACAGAGGCGGAGAATCCGGGATGGGGCGGAGACCCTCTGATCCGGTCTGCGGACGCTCCGTTCGGAGATCGTCTCAGACGGCGCGGCGCAGGTCGCCGCCCGGGACGGCGTAGAGGTCCTGGAGGCGGCGCGCCGACCGCGTCCAGTCGCCGATTTCGAGCGCCATCCGGTGCGCGGCCAGCGACAGCCGCGCCCAGCTCTCCGGCGGCACGCGCGCGGCGGCGGCAAGGGCCTCGGCGACGCCCTGTCCCGAGAGCGTCCCGACCACGAAGCCGGCGCCGAAGCGCTCGACCGCCGCGCCGAGACCGGTCGCCCGCGACACGATCAGCGGCAGGCCGTTCAGCGCCGCCTCGAGGGCGCCGATCGGCTGGCCGTCGAAGCGCGAAGACTGGACGAAGAAATCCCAGCTCTGCAGGGTCTGGATCTTGTCCTCTCCGAAGACAGGACCACCCACCGCGACCGTGTCGGCGACCCCCTGGCGCTCCGCCAGGGCGCGCAGCTCGTCGTCCTCCGTGCCGTCCCGCCCCAGCCCGGCAAGCATGAGCCGCCCGGCTCCTCCCGCCGCGCGATGCCGGCCGAAGCCCTCGATGAGGAGGTCGAGCCCCTTGTGCCGCAGGGCGTAGCGGCCGCAGAAGCCGAAGGTCGGATAGCCTGCGGAGGGGCGCTCGCGCACCGGCCAGGCCGGCTGCGCGTCGAAGGCGCTCGAATAGCTCGCATTCTCGACGATCTCGACGCGCGCCCGCGGCGCGATCCGATGGATCGTGGCCGCCTCCTGCGGCGTCAGGGCGTGCACGAAGGCCGCGTTCTCCAGGAACCGCCGCTCGAAGACCGACAGGTACAGGGACACGGAGGGCCGGACCGGCCGCAGGTCCTCGTCGAAGACATGGGCGTAGCGCCCGTGGATGGTGACGACGTAGCGCACGCGGCGGCGCATGAGGTCGCGCCCGATCATCGGCAGGACCGGACGCCGGCCGCCATGGATATGCACGATCGTGTCCGGGCCCGCTTGGTCGAGCAGCCCGTCGATCACGCTCGGCGCGGCCTGGACCATGCGGCCGAACAGGCGGTGGCCGACGAGGCGCAGCGGCTGGACGGGGGCCGCCCATTGGCGCAGATCGATGCCCTCCCCGGTCTCGTGCAGCAGGACGATCCGGACCGCGTGGCCCATCCGCAGTTGCTCCCGGGCGAGCCGGCAGGCGGCGTGATGAATCCCGTTCGTCCGTGAATCCTCGGCCTCCTCGAAGACGAGGTGGCGGATGTCGAGCGGCGTCGCGTCTCGGGGCATGGGTGGCGTCACGGTCCGGCGGGCAGGAGGGGCGGGAGGGGCGGCACGCCGAGACGTGCCGCCGGGTCACGGCTCACTCGGCCGCGTGCAGCACCCCGCTCTCGCGCGCGCTCTCGCGCGGACGCGCGAGCTCGGCCTCGATCCACCGGTAGGTCGGGACGAGGCCCTCGCGGATCGAAGTCCGGGGCTCCCAATGCAGCACCTGCCGGATCAGGGCGTTGTCGCTGTTGCGGCCGCGCACGCCCTGCGGCTTCGAGCGGTCGTACCGCTTGGCCACCTGCTTGCCGGCGATCTCGGCCGCGATCTCGACGAGATCGTTGATGCTGATCATCTCGTCGGTGCCGAGGTTGAGGGGCGCGCCGTAGTCGGACTGCATCAGGCGGAACAGCCCTTCCACGCAATCGTCGATATACATGAAGGAGCGCGTCTGCAGCCCGTCGCCCCAGACCTCGATCTCACCGCCGTCGGGGCAGAGCGCGACCTTGCGGCAGATGGCGGCCGGCGCCTTCTCGCGACCGCCCTCATAGGTGCCGAGCGGCCCGTAGACGTTGTGGAACCGGACCACCCGCGTCGGGATATTCCAGTCCTCCGTCATGTATTGGCACAGTTTCTCCATGTAGATCTTTTCCAGCCCATAGCCCTCTTCGGGCAGGGCCGGCCATGCCATGTCCTCGCGCAGCGGCGTGACGTCCGGAGAGGTCTGCAGGTTGGTCGGGTAGATGCAGGCCGAGGACGAGAACAGGAAGCGTCCGACTTTGCTGTCGCGGGCCGCCTTGGCCATGTGCGCGCTGATCAGTGTGTTGTTGAGGGTGATCTCGGCGTGGGACCCGCTGATGAAGCCGATGCCGCCCATATCGGCGGCGAGATGGTACACCTCCTCCATCCCCTGGGTGACGCTCTGGCAGGCATCGTGAAGGCGAAGATCGCAGCGGATGAACTCGTGCGCCCGCGACTCCTGGAATTGCGGATACTTGAGATCGACCGCCCGGACCCAATAGCCGCGGCCGACCAGATAATTAACAAGATGGTGGCCAATGAACCCGCCGGCCCCCGTAACGAGAACAGTCTTCATGACGGTCCGTCCTCTCCTGCATCGCACACAGGGAAGTCGTGACATGACCGTGAGGGACCGCGCCATTTCGCATGCGGGCTACGACCGAATCGCCGCCCGCCCTCTCCTCTTGCGGCAGTGCATGCAGGGACAATCGCGGCGCGCGGGACCGGCCGGTCGCCGGCCCGCCTCCCGCGCGCGACTGCCCCATTTTGGGACTCAGGTCAATCGAATGTATTCGCCGCCACGCCACACTGTCGCCAAATTTCGGCATTTCAGCTTAACCTTAGTTAGATATCAAAAATCAAAATCAGACCTCGGAAGAATGTACGTCTGCGTACCAATTCAGTGAGATTGTACTTGTAAGTACGATCATGGCCGCCTCCGCCCTCCCTTGGAGGTCCGCGCCTGCACAATCGAATCGTGTTCGACGCGACACCGCCTGAGCGGGCGATGTCGGTCGGAGTTCCGTGCGCGATGCACGGATCAGAGCCTGGTCGCCTCCCGCGGCCGGGATGGATGCCTGCGGCTCAAGGCCGGGGCCAGCGAAACATCACAGGAGAAACGATGCGGTTTTCGACTCGCGACAACACCGATGCCCTCGACGGATTCTGGCACCACCTGAATCGGCGCTGGCGCGCCCATGCAGGTTCCGATCCGGCCGCGTCGGATTCGAGCCTTCCCGCCACGTCCGACACCACCGAGTCGACCGCGGCAGCATCGGATCCCGTTGTCACGCCCGCCGACACCACCGCACCGACGACTCCGTCGGTCACCGAAGAGCCCGCAACCACGACGCAGCCCGCCGCGACGGCACCGGCCATCACCGACCCCGTGACCACTTCCACGACGACGGTCACCACCGATCCCGTGGCTGCGACCGCTCCCACGACGACGGTCACCACCGATCCCGTGGCTGCGACCGCTCCCACGACAACAGCCACCACCGATCCCGTGGCTGCGACCGCTCCCACGACGACGGTCACCACCGATCCCGTGGTCGCGACCGCTCCCACGACGACGGCCACCACCGATCCCGTCGCCGCGACCGCTCCCACGACGACGGTCACCACCGACCCCGTGATGGCAGCGCCCTCCACGACCTCCACGGGCGGGACGCCTGTCGCGCTCACGCGCCACGACGGCACGGTCGTCGCGCATAGCGGGGATGTCATCAAGGACCTCGACATCTACGTCAACAGCGGGGACGGCATCCAGCTCGACAACGCCGACAACGTCACCATCAGCAACGTCCGCATCCACTACAACGGCGCGGGCGGCGCGGCCGAGGGCAGCGGCATCTCGGCCATGGGGGCCGACGGCCTGAAGATCGACCACGTGGAGGTCTTCAACGCCGGGGCGCCGGCATCCGGCGCCGAGGTGAATGCGGAGCATTACGGCCTCGCGCTGTACAGCAGCCCCGGGGCCCAGATCAGCGGCGTCACCACTCATGACGCCTCCACGGGCATCTACCTGCAGGACTCGCCGCAGGCCCTGCTGACCGGGATCGAGGGTTACAACGCCCGCGGCCCCGAGCCCCGCGGCCAGCTGGTGCAGTTCAACCGCTCGGGCAACAGCACCCTGGACACGTTCTACACCTACAACGACCTTGAGAAGTCCTTCACCGAGGACAACATCAACGTCGGCAGCAGCAACAACGTGACCATCAAGAACGGCCTGATCGACGGCAACAACTCGCCGAGCGGTCAGGGCATCATCTTCGAGGAATCGACCGGCGGGCACGTGCAGAACGTCGACGCGGTCCACATGGGCAACGGGGCGTTCGCCGACATGACCGGCGGCAACAGCTTCGACCACGTGCGGTCGTTCGACAACTTCAACACCAACGCGCCCAGCCGCGGCCAGCCGCTGTCGGGCGGCCTGATCTTCGCGCTGGCGAACGGCACCTCCGTCACCAGCGCGTCGTACCAGAACCCGGCCAACCCGAGCAACATCGCCTACGGCGCCGGGTACGAGAACGGGCAGTTCAGCGGCACGTTCGACGCCCACGAGGTCACCGGCCAGACGCCGATGGCCGCCTATCACAACACCTTCGGCTGGGCCTGAGGTCCGGAGGAAGGCGACGCGGCCGCCGCCCTGCGCGGCGGCCGCTCCCGTCGATTTCCCGTCCGTCCGCAGCCTCAACGCGCCTGACCGACATGATGGTCTCGACCGACCTCATGGGTCCGGATGGTGGCCCGGATCCGCTTCTCCTGGACGAACTCTAGAAGGGGCCAATCAGCCGCCGGTACTCGCTCTCGGCGGTGCCGTAGCCTTCCCCCGCCACGATGACGAGCCGCGCGCGGTCGAGAATGGTGATCCGGCCGCGGCTCGTGGCGATCGCCTCGATCCGCTCCAGGTTGTGCAGTGCGGCCGTGATGCCGGGCCGGTGCGTGCCGAGGATCAGGGCGAGCGCCTCGTGGGTCAGGGCGATCTCGTTGCCGGTGAGCCGGTCCATCGCCTGGAGCAGCCACAGCGCGAGCCGCTCGTCGAGCTTGTTGCGGCGGCACACCAGGGCGGCCTGGTAGCCCCAGATCAGCACGACCTGCACGTAGCGCATCAGGATCTCGTGCAGGAGGCTGCTCTGCATGACGAGGCGGTGCAAGCCACCGGCCCCGATTCGCAGAGCGCTTCCGGCCACGCGCACCTGGACGTCGTGGGGCGCGCGTTCGACGCCGAGCACCGGCGCGGTGCTCACCATCCCCTCGCGCCCGACGACGAGCGTGTCGAGGACGCCGCGACCGCCCACATTGAAGATGACGGAGACGATCCCGCTTTCGGGAAAGTAGACGTGGCTGATCGGCTCGTTGGCGGTCACGATCCGCTGGCCCGCCTCCAGGACGACCTCCTCGAACATCGGCCGGATCCGGTCGAAGCTCTCGGCGGGCAGCGCCCGCAGCAAACGGTTCTGCACCTCAGGCTCCCGCAGGGGCGTGGACCAGACGGACATCACTCCCGCTCCGGTCGCATCGGAGGTCCGCCGCAGCGCTCCGAATCGGGCGCCGGATGCGATCCGGCCGGATGAAATCCGGGACGGGCCGGCCTCCCGGCCGGGAACTCTGCGCGCCCGCCCCGCGACCGGATGCGGCGCCCCGGCCGCCGCCCGGCGCGGCGGACGAGCCCGATCAGCCGGGAATGCGCCACGGGTCCCTCCCCCCGGCGGCGACGCGGCTGGGTTCGGGCGGCAAGGGGCTGGCCCTGCGGGCCGTTCCCTGCGCCTCCCGGGCGGCGAGAACGCGCAGATAGGCGCGAAGCGCCTTCTCGGCGGCGGCCTCCCAGGTGAAGCCGCCGGCCACGCGCAGGCGGGCGCACTCGCCCATCCGGCGCAGACGGTCCCGGTCGGCATCGAGCTCCGCGAGGCTCGCGCGCAGCGCCTCGGCGTCGCCCGCCGGGACGAGCCGGCCGCAAGCAGCGTCGATCTGATGCGGGATGCCGCCGACCGCCGAGGCGAGCACCGGCCGCCCATGCGCCATGGCCTCGAACACCACCAGGGGCAGCGTGTCCGCGAGGGTCGGGAAGACGAACAGGTCGCAGCGCCGCAGCAGGGCACCGACCTCTGCGTCCGACAGGCGCCCCGTCACGATGATGCGCTGCTGAGGCCCCGCCGCCGCGAGCGCCCCGGCGTAATCGACCTCCGGGCGCGTCTCGCCGCCGACGACGAGCGTGAAGGGCTGCGTCAGGCCAAGCACGCTGCGCAGCAGCACGGGCAGTCCCTTGTTGGGGGTGTGATTCGCCAGGAACATGCAGGTGAGCGGCGCGTCGGGCTCAGGGAGCCCGAGCCCGAACCGCTCCCAGATGGCGCGGTCCTCCTCCGGATCGCCTAAGGGCGGCAGCCTCACCCCGTTGGGCACGAGGTCGATGGTCTCGCCCGCGAAACCCATGCGGCGGATGATGTCGAAATCGGCCGGCGACAGGGCCAGGATCGCGTCGGCCCCCCGCACCGTGTCGGCGACGGGCGACTGCACGAGGTGCCGCCAGGCCGCGCGCTGCAGGGCCCCGAAGCCGTAGATCGTGGCGCCGTTGGCGATCTCGTTGAAGCCATGCGTCGAGACGACGTAGGGGATGCCTGCGGCGCGGCAGGCGCGCGCGATTCGCCGCATCTCCAGGGCCGGCATCGGATTGTGGAGATGGACGAGGTCGTAGGCGCCCGGGCGAATCGCCTGCGGAATGTCCGAGCGGTAGAACGGCGTGCGGTGCCGGTTCGCGAGGCGGGACCAGGGGAGGCCCGGGGGGAGCCCCGTCCGCACCGGCAGGCGGCGGCAGCCCTGGGGCGCATCGGCGCCGCCCATCATGCTCGCCACCGTTACCGAACAGGCCCCGGCCAGGGCGGCGCTCAACGTCTCGCCCGCGCGGGCCCCGCCGCTGACCGAGAGATGGGGAGGCACCACGATGGCGGAGAGAACGCGGATCATGGGCGGTTTCCTCAGGGGGAGCAGGCGCGGGGCGTCCCGGCCTCGGCAGGTTCTGGAACGGTGCCCCGCAGTTCTCCGGCAGGAGCCTGCGCCACGCGACAATCCCAGCAGGCGGCGATGGCTGTCCGGCGGGTGACCCCGCGACCGACGCGACACGGTATCAGGTGAGCGGCGGAGCCCTCCGTGGGCTCCGCCGCGGTTCGTTCAGGTGCGGGCGTAGATGTCCTCGATGCGGACGATGTCGTCCTCGCCGAGATACTCGCCGTGCTGCACCTCGATGATCTCGACCGGCGTATTGCCGAAGTTCTCCAGGCGGTGGACGGCCCCGAGCGGGATGTGGGCGTGCTGGTTCGGTCCGAGTTCCTGAACCTCGTCCCCGATCGTGACCCGGGCACGCCCGGTGACCACCACCCAGTGCTCGGCCCGGTGGCGGTGCTTCTGGAGCGACAGGCGGCCGCTCGGGCGCACGACGATGCGCTTGACCTGGAACCGGCTGCCGGCATCGAGCACCTCGTACCAGCCCCAGGGGCGGTGCACGCGCGGATGCGTCTCGGCCTCCGGCCGCCCCCGGCTCTGCAGGCTCGCGACGATCTCCTTGACCTCGCCCGCCCGGCGCCGGTCGGCCACCAGGATCGAATCCGTGCTCGCCACCACCACGATGTCCGACAGGCCGAGCACGGAGGTCAGCGGGCCGTCGCTCGACACGTAGCAGCCACGGGCGTCGTGCATCTCCACCTCGCCCCGCACGACGTTGTCGTCGGGATCGCCCTCGCCGAGGGCCCAGAGCGCCTCCCAGTTGCCGACATCCGACCAGCCGCAGGACATCGGGACGACCGCCGCCCGCTCCGTGTGCTCGAAGACCGCATAGTCGACCGACAGGCGCCGCGCCCGCGCGAAAGCCTCGGCGTCGAGGCAGACCGTGCCGACGTCCCGCCGCGCCTGCGCCACCGCAGCCTCCACTGCCGCGGCCGTCTGCGGATCATGGCGCTCGTACTCGCCGATCAGCGCCCCGGCCCGGAACAGGAAGTTGCCGGAATTCCAGAGGAAGCCGTCGAGGAGATAGGAAGCGGCCCGTTCCGCGCCGGGCTTCTCGGCGAAGCGGGAGACCCGCCAGGCCCCCTCCCCCACCGCCTCGCCGGGCTGGATGTAGCCGTAGGCGGTGGCGGGATGCGTCGGCGTCACCCCGAAGGTCACCAGATGATCCGACAGGGCTGGGTCGATGCCGGCGACCACCGCCTCCCGGAAGGCGCCCTCATCCTGGACCATCTGGTCGGAGGCGAGCACCAGCACCAGCGTATCCGCGTCCTCGCGGGCGATCTCGCAGGCGCCCGCCAGGATCGCCGGACCCGAATCCCGGCGCTCGGGCTCGATCAGGATATCGGCCTGCACGCCGATCTCCGCGAGCTGCTCCTCGACGAGGTAGCGGTGCAGGGCGTTCGTGACGACGAGGGGGCGCTGGGTGGCCCCGAGCTGCACGGCGCGCATCATCGTCTGCTGGAAGGTCGACCTCTCACCAACGAGGATCGCGAACTGCTTCGGCAGCGAGGCGCGCGACACCGGCCACAACCGCGTCCCGTTGCCCCCGCACATGATGAGCGGCCTGATCCCGGTCATACTTGTCTCCCGCCTGAGTACCGCTGTTTTTTCGGCTTCTGCTCCCAGCTATGCTTCAATTTCCGAGCCAGAGTTGAAATGGAGATTCGGTATTAAATTAGCTATATCAACTATATCGCTAGATCCCGACGGGCTGCCCCGACCGGCTGCCGGCTCCGGTCGCCTCATCCCAGCGGGCCTTCGGCTCGGGCCGTCGGGACCAAGTCCTTGCTGCGGCGCGCTTGCGCCGGATCGGCATCCATCGCGGCGCAGGAGCGCTCCGGAATCCGCCCGGGAGAAGCGGACACCAGTTCTCCGGCACCTTTTCCCCGTCCGGCCAAACGCAGATCGGGACCGGAGCGTCTGCCGGATGCTGCGATGAGCATCCGACGGGCACTAGCGGAGCTCCGTCCCGGGCTGCGCCGCGCTGGTCCGAACCGCCCTGGCCTCGGGTTCGCGGCGCACATCGACGATGTCGCCCGGCATCAGGGGCGTGTTCGCGTCGGCCGCGATCGTCTCGGTCCGCCCGTCCTGGGTGCGGGTGATGACGACCCGGCGGATCACCTCGTTGGTCTCGGGCGCGACCAGGGCGCCTGCGACCTGCAACCGGGCGGCCCGGATCTCGCGGGCGCTCGAGAGCTGCGTCTCCGTCTCGGTCAGCCGCGTCGTCGCCTCCTGCATTTCCGCGAGGATGCGACGCTGATAGGTGTCCTTCATCTCCTGCAGCCGCAGGGCAAGGTCGCCGAGTGCGAGATCGAGCCGCGCGAGATCGGAGTTGAGGCGGGCGATCGTGCCCTTGTTGCGGGCCTCCTCGCGCTGGAACTCGATGCCCTGGTAGCGCCGGGCCAGCCCGTTGGCCATGAGCTTCTCGTAATCCTCCATATGGGCCTGGATCAGCCGCAGCTGCGTCTCCTCGGCGGTGCGCTGGGCCTGCACCCCGACGATCTCGGCCTCGATGCGCGGCTTCTGCGCCTGCAGCATCTCGAGGGACTGGAGCAGGGCGCCGCGCTGCGCCGTGAGGATCTGGCGCTCCTCCGCCAGGATCGGGGCGGCGGCGGGGTCGCGCTCGAGGTCGGGAGGCGGGCGGAACCCCTCCTCGTTGCGCCGCTGGGCCTCAAGGCGCGCCCGCCGGATCCGATAGAGGCGGCGATTGGCTTCGAGCACCCGGACGCGCTCGTCCGCCAGCAGGAATTCCGTCTGCTGCGCGACCTGGACCTGCTCGGGGCGCGCGAAGCCACCCGCGAGCGCGATGCCGCTCAGCACCGACGCGCCGGGGCGGAAGGGATAGCTCCCGGGCAGACGCACGTCGCCGAGCACGTAGATCGGCCGCATCTCCATGATCCGCAGGCTCACCACCGGCTGCTGGATGTAGCCGTCGGCGAGGCGGGCGACGACCTGCTTCTGGGCCTCCGGCAGCGTGCTGCCCGAGACGGGCACCTCGCCGATCAGCGGCAGGAACAGGTTGCCGTCGGTGCCGACGGAGTACTCCCCGGAGAGCTCGGTCTGACCGAAGACCGAGAGGGCGATGCGGTCGCCCGGCGCCAGCCGGTATCCGGATTCCTGCGCCGGCGCGGGCCCGGCGAGCACGCACAGGCTGGCCAGGAGAAGCGCCGCGCGCGCGAAGGGCACCGTCGGGACGGGCAGGGTCATGACCATGGCGGGATCGCTCGCAGCCGTCGTGAGGAAGGCCGGACCCCCAACCGGATCGCCCGACCGCCACGCATGCTAGCGGCACGCGGCAGCGCTCCGGCATCGCCCTTCCGATGAGCGGGCGCACTCCTTGGTGTTAGGGCGGCCGCCGGCCGGCCCCGCCCGCTCCGGGCCGGGCCCGCGAGTTCACGGCCCAGCTTCGCAAGTCAGGACCAAGCGTATTACGGCGCGTCGACTTCTTTCGGAGTGCATCTCCACCGAATGCGCCAGTTGTCGCGCGAGGCCGGCCAGCGCCATGCTTGAAGCGTAACTCGAAACCCTCGAACCAGAGTCGCCGGTGCGGGCCGCTTCAGCTTGAGGGCGGCGCGATCACGGGTGCGGTGCTGGTCCCGGCGCGGTCAATCTCGGCAGCGAAGGATCGTTGAACATGAAGCGCATTCTCGTGACCGGCGGCGCCGGCTTCATCGGCTCGCATCTCTGCGAACGGCTGCTGAAGCAGGGCAATGAGGTTCTCTGCGTCGACAACTTTTTCACGGGCACGCGCGCCAATTGCGAGCCCCTGCTCGGCAATCCATCCTTCGAGCTCTTGCGCCACGACGTGACCTTTCCCCTCTACGTCGAGGTCGACGAGATCTACAATCTCGCCTGCCCCGCATCGCCGATCCACTATCAGCGCGATCCGGTCCAGACGACCAAGACGAGCGTCATGGGGGCGATCAACATGCTGGGCCTCGCCAAGCGGCTGCGCGTGCGGATCCTCCAGGCCTCGACGAGCGAGGTCTACGGCGATCCGGACGTCCACCCGCAGCCCGAGGGCTATTGCGGCTACGTCAACATCGCGGGCCCGCGCGCCTGCTACGACGAGGGCAAGCGCTGCGCCGAGACGCTGTTCTACGACTACCAGCGCCAGCACCGGATGTCGGTGCGCATCGCGCGGATCTTCAACACCTACGGCCCGCACATGCATCCGCAGGACGGGCGCGTCGTCTCCAACTTCATCATCCAGGCGCTGACCCACCAGCCCATCACCATCTACGGCGACGGCTCGCAGACGCGGTCCTTCTGCTACGTGGACGACCTCGTCGAGGGATTGCTGCGCCTGATGGCCCTCGACGAGGAGCCAGGCGGAGCGGTCAATCTCGGCAACCCGGTCGAGACGACGGTGCTGGCGCTCGCCGAGCGCATCGTCGCCCTGTGCAACTCGCGCTCGACGATCACCTGCCATCCTCTGCCGCAGGACGACCCGCGGCGGCGCTGCCCCGACATCTCCCGGGCGCGCGACCTCCTGCATTGGGCCCCGCGGGTCGAGCTCGATAGCGGGCTCACCCGGACCATCGCGTATTTCGACGGGCAGCTCGCCCGCAATGCCGCGTCGGTGCAGATGCTGCGCCGCGCAGGCCCGCATGCGAGTGCGCAATGAGGGCCGCGGCGAACGAGAGCGCCCGCCCCTGGGAGCAGGAGCGGGCCCCGGTGCTGGGCGTCGGGGTGAGCGTCATCACCCTGCCGGATGCCGTCCTCGCCCTCGACGCCTTCGTGCGGGCCAAGCGCCCGCACTACGTCTGCATCACCGGCGTGCACGGCGTGATCGAGTGCCGCAAGGATCCCCGGCTGCGGGCGATCCATGCCGAGGCGGACCTCGTGACGCCGGACGGGGTGCCCCTCGTCTGGATGTCGCGCCTGCTCGGCTACGGCCCGATCGGGCGCGTCTACGGGCCGGACCTCATGCGCGAGGTCATCCGGCTCTCGCCCGCCCTCGGATACCGGCACTTCTTCTACGGGGGCGCCCCCGGCGTCGCCGAGCAGCTCCGCGCGCGGCTGTGCACCGCGGTCCCGGGCCTCTCCGTGGTCGGCATCCACTGCCCGCCCTTCCGGGCGCTCACCCCCGAGGAGGACGAAGCGATCGTGTCCGAGATCAACGCCGCGCAACCCGACATCGTCTGGGTCGGGTTGAGCACGCCCAAGCAGGAGGCCTGGATGGCGGCCCATCGCGGGCGCATCACGGCACCCGTGATGGTCGGGGTCGGAGCGGCCTTCGACTTCCTGGCGGGGACCAAGCGGCAGGCGCCGCGCTGGATGCAGCGCTCGGGCCTCGAATGGCTCTACCGCCTCGCCACCGAGCCACGGCGCCTGGCCGGGCGCTACGGGAAGATCGTGCCGCTCTTCCTCGTCCTGGCGGCGGGCCAGCTTCTGGCGCGCCTGTTCGCACCGGGGCGCGGCGGGCCGGCCAATCCACCGCGCCGGCTGGCCAATGGCAGCTGAGCCGCGAGCGCCCCAGGCTCGCCCGTCGAGCGTCCCCGCCACCGGCTGTTCTTCGAGAGGGTGACCCATGCGGAACGGCAACACGGCAATGTCCTCGGTCGGGACGGTCGCGCGCACGACCCGCGCCGAGCGCCGCCCCGCACGCCGCGGGCGGCGGAGTGTCGTGGCGGGCGCGCTTTTGGCCGGCGATGCCATGGTCGCAATCGCGGCCGCGGTGGCGGCGAGCGGCCTGCTGCAGCTCGGCGGAGTTCCGGTGCAGGCGAATGCGGCGCTCGCCGGGCCACTCACTCTTCCCACCCTGGCGGTTCTCCCCATCTTCGCGGCCCTCGGCCTCTACGGGAGCGACGGCCCGAGCCCTCCGGAGCGGCTGCGGTTGCGCGCCCTCGGCCTCGTCCTCTACGCGATTGCCTGCCTGCTCGTCGCCGCCGGCAGGGTCACGCCGCATCACCTCGGCGCGATCACCCTCGTCGCCGGGCTTCTCCTCGTGCTCGGCTACTACAGCGAATGGGCGGTTCAGCGCGTCCTGATCCGGGCCGGCGCCTGGGGCGCCCCCACGCTCATCATCGGGGCGGACGAGGCGGGTCGCGCCCTCGCCCGCACCCTGCTCGCCCAGCCCGAGCTCGGCCTCAGGCCGATCGGCATCGTCGCCGACCGGATCCCCGAGGCGCCGCCCGAACAGCTGCCGCTCGTCGACTCCCTCGACGCGACGGGCCTCTCCTCCGCGGAGGTGATCGTGTTCTCCTCCTGCGCCGAGCTCGCCCGGCACGACGGGATCCGCAGCGGAGCCGGGCCATCCGCCCGTCTCCTGCTCGCCCAGAGGATCGAGGACCTGCAGGATCTGTGGCTGCAGGTGCGTCCGCTGGGCGGCGCCGTCGGTCTCGAGATCCGGCGCGAACTCTACCGGCCGCGCAATCTGCTGCTCAAGCGGATGCTCGACGGCGTGCTCGCCGGCCTCGGCCTCCTGGTCGTCGCCCCGCTCATCGCCCTGCTGGCGGGTCTGATCACGCTCGCCGATCCGGGGAGTCCGTTCTACGTCCAGGTCCGGGTGGGACGGAACGGGCGCCCGATCCGCGTGCTCAAGCTGCGCACCATGTATCGGGACGCCGAGCAGCGGCTGCGCGACCATCTCGAGGCCAGCCCGGCCGCTCGCGCCGAGTGGCAGCGGTTCTTCAAGCTCGCGGACGATCCCCGCGTGCTCCCGAAGGTGGGGCACTTCCTGCGCCGCAGCAGCCTGGACGAGTTGCCCCAGCTCTGGAACATCCTGCGCGGCGACATGAGCCTCGTTGGCCCGAGGCCGTTCCCGTCCTATCACCTGGACG
Encoded here:
- a CDS encoding mannose-1-phosphate guanylyltransferase/mannose-6-phosphate isomerase, producing the protein MTGIRPLIMCGGNGTRLWPVSRASLPKQFAILVGERSTFQQTMMRAVQLGATQRPLVVTNALHRYLVEEQLAEIGVQADILIEPERRDSGPAILAGACEIAREDADTLVLVLASDQMVQDEGAFREAVVAGIDPALSDHLVTFGVTPTHPATAYGYIQPGEAVGEGAWRVSRFAEKPGAERAASYLLDGFLWNSGNFLFRAGALIGEYERHDPQTAAAVEAAVAQARRDVGTVCLDAEAFARARRLSVDYAVFEHTERAAVVPMSCGWSDVGNWEALWALGEGDPDDNVVRGEVEMHDARGCYVSSDGPLTSVLGLSDIVVVASTDSILVADRRRAGEVKEIVASLQSRGRPEAETHPRVHRPWGWYEVLDAGSRFQVKRIVVRPSGRLSLQKHRHRAEHWVVVTGRARVTIGDEVQELGPNQHAHIPLGAVHRLENFGNTPVEIIEVQHGEYLGEDDIVRIEDIYART
- a CDS encoding polysaccharide biosynthesis/export family protein codes for the protein MTLPVPTVPFARAALLLASLCVLAGPAPAQESGYRLAPGDRIALSVFGQTELSGEYSVGTDGNLFLPLIGEVPVSGSTLPEAQKQVVARLADGYIQQPVVSLRIMEMRPIYVLGDVRLPGSYPFRPGASVLSGIALAGGFARPEQVQVAQQTEFLLADERVRVLEANRRLYRIRRARLEAQRRNEEGFRPPPDLERDPAAAPILAEERQILTAQRGALLQSLEMLQAQKPRIEAEIVGVQAQRTAEETQLRLIQAHMEDYEKLMANGLARRYQGIEFQREEARNKGTIARLNSDLARLDLALGDLALRLQEMKDTYQRRILAEMQEATTRLTETETQLSSAREIRAARLQVAGALVAPETNEVIRRVVITRTQDGRTETIAADANTPLMPGDIVDVRREPEARAVRTSAAQPGTELR
- a CDS encoding UDP-glucuronic acid decarboxylase family protein — translated: MKRILVTGGAGFIGSHLCERLLKQGNEVLCVDNFFTGTRANCEPLLGNPSFELLRHDVTFPLYVEVDEIYNLACPASPIHYQRDPVQTTKTSVMGAINMLGLAKRLRVRILQASTSEVYGDPDVHPQPEGYCGYVNIAGPRACYDEGKRCAETLFYDYQRQHRMSVRIARIFNTYGPHMHPQDGRVVSNFIIQALTHQPITIYGDGSQTRSFCYVDDLVEGLLRLMALDEEPGGAVNLGNPVETTVLALAERIVALCNSRSTITCHPLPQDDPRRRCPDISRARDLLHWAPRVELDSGLTRTIAYFDGQLARNAASVQMLRRAGPHASAQ
- a CDS encoding WecB/TagA/CpsF family glycosyltransferase; the encoded protein is MRAAANESARPWEQERAPVLGVGVSVITLPDAVLALDAFVRAKRPHYVCITGVHGVIECRKDPRLRAIHAEADLVTPDGVPLVWMSRLLGYGPIGRVYGPDLMREVIRLSPALGYRHFFYGGAPGVAEQLRARLCTAVPGLSVVGIHCPPFRALTPEEDEAIVSEINAAQPDIVWVGLSTPKQEAWMAAHRGRITAPVMVGVGAAFDFLAGTKRQAPRWMQRSGLEWLYRLATEPRRLAGRYGKIVPLFLVLAAGQLLARLFAPGRGGPANPPRRLANGS